A region of Elusimicrobiota bacterium DNA encodes the following proteins:
- a CDS encoding LTA synthase family protein, protein MSEPSTPPRDGVLGPGFVLSAVFFLAFLLLRLVLALWVHGMLETGFAVWAKTWWVGLRLDAVAALALSLPAALALWAIPSRLWRRRGFLLFLRGAYFLGLFLFLFTSTIEVAFFDEFNARFNYIAVDYLLFPTEVAGNIWQSYPVLWILAGVATVALGFFLLTYRRLERGLDQPRRFAAKGLAVHAALLLVLGAITPLSSMEVCQNRVQNEVAANGVLTFFRALWTNDLNYHAFYHTLDTDEAHRRVNALLAEPEGGPTSGGTPNPLERVLTEDGRLSRPNFVIMIEESLGANFTGVLGHHPENLTPAFDQLSRGGLLFTRFYATGSRTVRGLEAILCGFPPIPGVSILKRSKSENVFTIADIVKTHGYETLFLYGGRGIFDGMRPFMRNNGFNRFVEQKDFKAPVFTTAWGVSDEDIFHRGLEEFDQLHAAGRPFLAVVLSVSNHKPYEYPPGRIDLDPKRHRREHAVKYADWALGDFFDAARTRPFFKNTVFVIIGDHGARVYGADFIPIRSYEVPFLIYAPGLLKPGTVGTLACSMDVAPTLLGLTNWTFPSVFFGRDLFDVPPDRGYAMMQHDRDVGFLRGDRLAVYRPDKSANLYLFDRSSAHFNPAPPAPGDEDIVKDGAALFQTAYELYDQRRLRLKNGRR, encoded by the coding sequence GTGAGCGAGCCTTCCACCCCGCCCAGGGACGGTGTTCTTGGGCCGGGGTTTGTTTTATCCGCCGTTTTCTTTTTGGCCTTTCTTCTCTTAAGGCTGGTCTTGGCCCTTTGGGTTCACGGCATGTTGGAAACGGGGTTCGCGGTTTGGGCGAAAACCTGGTGGGTGGGACTTCGGTTGGACGCCGTGGCCGCCCTGGCGCTTTCTCTGCCCGCGGCGTTGGCGTTATGGGCGATTCCCTCCCGCCTATGGCGTCGGCGGGGTTTTCTGTTATTCCTTCGGGGCGCCTATTTCCTGGGGCTCTTCCTTTTCCTTTTCACCTCCACCATCGAAGTGGCTTTCTTTGACGAGTTCAACGCGCGATTCAACTACATCGCCGTGGATTATCTGCTTTTTCCCACTGAAGTGGCCGGAAACATATGGCAGTCTTATCCGGTGCTCTGGATTTTAGCGGGAGTGGCGACCGTGGCTCTGGGATTTTTTCTTCTCACCTATCGTCGATTGGAGCGGGGGCTCGATCAGCCCCGCCGTTTCGCGGCCAAGGGCTTGGCGGTTCACGCGGCGCTTTTGTTGGTTCTGGGGGCCATCACCCCCCTTTCTTCCATGGAGGTTTGCCAAAACCGGGTTCAAAATGAAGTGGCGGCCAACGGGGTTTTGACGTTTTTCCGGGCTCTTTGGACCAACGATCTCAACTACCACGCTTTTTACCACACCCTGGATACAGACGAAGCCCATCGACGGGTGAACGCGCTCCTCGCCGAGCCCGAAGGGGGCCCCACTTCCGGCGGGACTCCGAACCCCCTGGAACGGGTCCTCACGGAGGATGGGAGACTTTCCCGCCCCAATTTCGTGATCATGATCGAGGAAAGCCTGGGAGCGAACTTCACCGGCGTTCTGGGTCACCATCCCGAAAACCTCACGCCCGCTTTTGATCAATTGTCCCGTGGGGGTCTGCTTTTCACCCGTTTCTACGCCACAGGTTCCCGCACGGTTCGGGGCCTGGAGGCCATTCTCTGCGGGTTCCCGCCGATCCCCGGCGTGTCGATTCTCAAGCGGTCCAAGTCCGAAAATGTTTTCACGATCGCCGACATCGTGAAGACCCACGGGTATGAGACCCTTTTTCTCTACGGGGGCCGGGGGATCTTTGACGGCATGCGGCCTTTCATGAGGAACAACGGGTTTAACCGATTTGTGGAACAGAAGGATTTTAAAGCCCCCGTCTTCACCACGGCCTGGGGTGTTTCGGACGAAGATATTTTTCATCGAGGCCTGGAGGAATTCGACCAACTCCACGCCGCGGGACGGCCCTTTTTGGCGGTGGTGCTCAGCGTTTCCAACCATAAACCCTACGAGTACCCCCCGGGGCGGATCGACCTGGACCCGAAACGCCACCGACGGGAACATGCCGTCAAATATGCCGATTGGGCCCTGGGCGATTTTTTCGACGCGGCCCGGACCCGGCCGTTTTTTAAGAACACCGTATTTGTGATCATCGGCGACCACGGCGCCCGTGTCTACGGCGCGGACTTCATCCCCATCCGCTCCTATGAAGTCCCCTTTTTGATTTACGCGCCCGGGCTTTTGAAGCCGGGAACAGTGGGCACGCTGGCCTGTTCCATGGATGTGGCTCCCACTCTGTTGGGCCTGACGAACTGGACTTTCCCGAGCGTTTTTTTTGGCCGGGACCTGTTTGATGTGCCGCCCGACCGCGGTTACGCCATGATGCAACACGATCGGGACGTGGGATTCTTGCGGGGGGACCGGCTGGCCGTTTACCGCCCGGACAAGTCCGCGAACCTTTATCTCTTCGACCGCTCGAGCGCCCATTTCAACCCCGCCCCGCCCGCGCCCGGTGACGAGGACATCGTGAAGGACGGGGCCGCCTTGTTTCAAACGGCCTACGAACTCTACGACCAACGTCGGCTCCGTTTGAAAAACGGCCGCCGGTAG
- a CDS encoding biopolymer transporter ExbD, with translation MKKVREYGNAISGINITPIIDVTLVLLIIMLVAAPVLNIPNMNVELPEAYTSETKEQNISISLGTDLRVAIDENIVPLGDLPRLLERLLKKKKGSVVIIRADKDVDYENVENLIETIKTKTHARKIAVATKQKTVTLGKK, from the coding sequence ATGAAAAAAGTCCGGGAATACGGGAACGCCATTTCGGGCATCAACATCACGCCCATCATCGACGTGACGCTGGTTCTCCTCATCATCATGCTGGTGGCCGCGCCGGTGTTGAATATCCCGAACATGAACGTGGAACTTCCGGAGGCCTATACCTCCGAAACCAAAGAACAAAATATTTCCATCTCGCTCGGCACCGATTTACGCGTCGCCATCGACGAAAACATCGTGCCCCTGGGGGATTTGCCTCGCCTCCTGGAACGGCTTCTGAAAAAGAAAAAGGGATCGGTCGTCATCATCCGGGCGGACAAAGACGTCGACTACGAGAACGTGGAAAACCTGATCGAGACCATAAAAACGAAAACCCACGCTCGGAAAATTGCCGTGGCTACGAAGCAGAAAACGGTCACGTTGGGGAAGAAGTGA
- a CDS encoding biopolymer transporter ExbD translates to MKRASIEKGEGEEISEINVVPLADISLVLLIILMLITPMVMQSMIKISASQAASAVKVRDAVPEKPLIVEVRPDGYWLNQNKMASAVDLQHYLAGELSRKNDRTVIITAAKGVRHGLVVTALDMSKQAGAAKLSLVKRAKK, encoded by the coding sequence ATGAAACGCGCGTCCATCGAGAAAGGCGAAGGCGAAGAGATCAGCGAGATCAACGTGGTGCCGTTGGCCGACATCTCGCTGGTTCTGTTGATCATCCTTATGCTGATCACGCCCATGGTGATGCAATCCATGATCAAGATTTCCGCTTCCCAGGCGGCCTCCGCGGTAAAGGTCAGGGACGCCGTTCCGGAGAAACCCCTCATCGTGGAGGTTCGTCCGGACGGTTACTGGTTGAACCAGAACAAAATGGCGTCCGCCGTGGATCTCCAGCATTACCTGGCGGGGGAGCTGTCCCGAAAAAACGACCGAACCGTGATCATCACGGCCGCCAAGGGGGTCCGGCACGGATTGGTGGTGACCGCGTTGGACATGTCCAAACAGGCTGGCGCGGCTAAATTGTCTTTGGTCAAACGGGCGAAAAAATGA
- a CDS encoding HAD-IC family P-type ATPase, whose protein sequence is MDPVSVPLPASQEPGLWSGRALEDLMADLATSLGGLTEKEAQVRFEKGGPNEPARRRKRGLLFGFLARFLDPLVLVLLVIGGFSLFFGEKVSAALVAGMALISVGLSFAQEFRADRAAEKLTAMVRVRATALRDGVPQEVDLRNIVPGDVVVLAAGDMIPADLRVLEAKDLFVNQSALTGESLPLEKQAAPPAAGGRGLSDLTNAAFMGTSVVSGRGLGLVVKTGPATQFGAISQRLARRRAETSFEKGLQSFVWLMLRLMLVLVVVIFAANLLTKTGWMESLLFALAVAVGLTPEMLPMIVTLNLSRGALRMSQREVIVKRLSSIQNLGAMDVFCTDKTGTLTMDEVVLERHCDVILQEDEAVLSLAYLNSVHQTGLKNLLDRAILKHHDEMKVVGEKVDEIPFDFSRRILSVVVSPGAPPLDRQRGPRGDL, encoded by the coding sequence ATGGACCCCGTTTCTGTTCCGCTCCCCGCCTCCCAAGAGCCCGGGCTGTGGTCCGGCCGGGCTTTGGAAGACCTGATGGCGGACCTGGCCACCTCCCTCGGTGGACTGACGGAAAAAGAGGCCCAGGTGCGTTTTGAAAAAGGGGGGCCCAACGAACCCGCGCGGCGTCGCAAACGGGGGCTCCTCTTTGGGTTTCTGGCCCGGTTCCTCGATCCCCTGGTTCTCGTCCTGCTGGTCATCGGCGGTTTCTCTCTGTTCTTCGGCGAAAAAGTGAGCGCCGCCCTCGTGGCCGGCATGGCCTTGATCAGCGTAGGGTTGAGCTTCGCCCAGGAATTCCGGGCGGACCGAGCCGCCGAAAAACTGACCGCCATGGTCCGCGTGCGCGCCACCGCCCTTCGGGACGGCGTTCCCCAGGAGGTGGATCTTCGGAACATCGTTCCGGGAGACGTGGTGGTTCTGGCCGCGGGGGATATGATCCCGGCGGACCTCCGCGTGCTGGAAGCCAAAGACCTCTTCGTCAACCAGTCCGCCCTCACGGGGGAATCCTTGCCTTTGGAAAAACAGGCCGCGCCTCCGGCGGCCGGGGGTCGGGGACTCTCGGACTTGACGAACGCGGCGTTCATGGGGACGAGTGTGGTGAGCGGCCGGGGGCTGGGGCTGGTCGTTAAAACGGGTCCCGCCACCCAGTTCGGCGCCATTTCCCAGCGCTTGGCCCGGCGGCGGGCGGAAACCTCTTTCGAGAAGGGCCTTCAAAGTTTCGTCTGGCTCATGCTTCGTTTGATGCTGGTGTTGGTCGTGGTGATCTTTGCCGCCAACCTATTAACCAAGACGGGGTGGATGGAATCCCTCCTCTTTGCCCTGGCCGTGGCCGTCGGGTTGACGCCCGAAATGTTGCCCATGATCGTGACCTTAAATCTTTCCCGTGGCGCCCTCCGCATGTCCCAGCGGGAGGTGATCGTCAAACGGCTGTCCTCCATCCAAAACCTGGGAGCCATGGACGTTTTTTGCACTGACAAGACCGGCACCCTCACCATGGACGAGGTTGTTTTGGAGCGGCATTGCGACGTGATCCTTCAAGAAGACGAGGCGGTCCTGTCCCTCGCCTATCTGAATAGCGTCCATCAAACGGGGTTGAAAAACCTGCTCGATCGGGCGATTTTGAAACATCATGACGAAATGAAGGTGGTCGGGGAAAAGGTCGACGAGATCCCCTTCGATTTTTCCCGGCGGATCCTTTCCGTCGTGGTCTCCCCAGGGGCGCCACCGCTTGATCGCCAAAGGGGCCCCCGAGGAGATCTTTAA
- a CDS encoding MotA/TolQ/ExbB proton channel family protein: MMQMGFKEWFMVNPPIISTILIFSVLVVAFTLERFWVFRREAKFPKELWERIMGLVREKRLRDAIALCEVSSGVFSKVFKAGLEGSLVSRLDAEDGMVIEKEEGQEILRKRVGLFGTVSFISPLIGLLGTVMGVLHAFHSLAQSGSGGPSVVAAGISEALITTVAGLVVAVPAAMIYNYFNFRLRAVLVEMNTYGQRLLLAVFGEKR; this comes from the coding sequence ATGATGCAGATGGGTTTCAAAGAGTGGTTCATGGTCAACCCCCCCATCATCAGCACCATCCTCATTTTTTCGGTGCTGGTCGTGGCTTTCACACTGGAGCGTTTTTGGGTTTTTCGAAGGGAAGCCAAGTTTCCCAAGGAGCTGTGGGAGCGGATCATGGGCCTGGTGAGGGAAAAACGCCTGCGGGACGCGATCGCTCTCTGCGAGGTCAGTTCCGGCGTTTTCTCGAAGGTGTTCAAGGCCGGGCTGGAAGGCTCGCTGGTCTCCCGCCTCGATGCCGAGGACGGGATGGTCATCGAAAAAGAGGAAGGTCAGGAGATTCTGCGCAAACGGGTCGGCCTTTTCGGCACCGTCAGTTTCATCTCTCCGTTGATTGGCCTTTTGGGCACGGTGATGGGCGTGTTGCACGCCTTCCACAGTTTGGCTCAGTCCGGGTCCGGCGGGCCTTCGGTGGTGGCGGCCGGTATTTCCGAGGCCTTGATCACGACCGTGGCCGGGCTGGTGGTCGCGGTGCCCGCGGCCATGATCTACAACTACTTCAACTTCCGCCTCCGGGCGGTTCTGGTGGAGATGAACACCTACGGCCAGCGGCTTCTGCTGGCGGTCTTCGGGGAAAAACGGTAG
- a CDS encoding tetratricopeptide repeat protein, translated as MMTRTRTPFGLRNALVLAAALGGMGAAQAAFVNPDAERLFVVMSGAFQSGKYETSIAESREFLRQFARHPKAAAAQYVKAESYFLQNRWPEAAAEFKEFIDNNGASENANLIISARLRMGECHFNLKKYLTALDHFAWVEKSKNDSLRAEALLGSAYCLLARGEHAKAEGYLVKLLESHGGYANLPNVVVPLALIYMERGEYQNALELLERAPGDPSCLYYRGVCQRLLNRVIASAQLLKEVLDNDEKKLWTDRALYQMGEAYFQSKEYPLAYNSFKRIYTTELASPFRPFALFRMGCVDFQNGKFDQAGLNWTQLVKEFPQNLSGPASQYLLAEISLRQGELAKAIPGFSGLITNNDYTMDAQFKIIWSLAVQGQYDVAIAKADRFLKDFEWGELHAKVSLMKGLCQMMMKKPDEAIATFQFILDRYPNTGYFDKALYLMAVTMIQERRYAEVVTHVLLNNADMKKTGTLDSADVFFNKREYERAVGFYEEFIAKYPDDSRTERALYQAGLALYRQEYFTEAIGKWTTLSVKHPASKFAPDAVFQTARTYFGLGQYNQAYQSFRKVVELYPASPLAKESMLQIGQCFYNAGDIPRAIDQYRAYMEKYPDDEKAKEVQELLQMAFYKQGKTGGDMKELVAQFPKSKFTADIYWELGAEAYNRKDYDKALDYFQRLILDFPDSTQAMQSFYYKADSYFLKGEYAAAVNTFKNFIVNYPQDVLTKDSRFKLAVSYFSLKDYGQAALSFNDFLEAHPSDPKSRDAALNIPICYTKSGQPFQAIDAYMNFLRRYPGDEKTAYVYLQVGQLYEEVEDYMKAVETYQKLPADREEIFEATFNMGRCYEKLKAPTEQKKAYETLRRLSPKDNKFRLAGLALLGELYEKEGATAQAVAVYADIASFSTNAEWRAIAQQKVKDLKGGK; from the coding sequence ATGATGACACGCACACGAACCCCCTTTGGTCTTCGCAACGCTCTGGTCTTGGCGGCCGCGCTGGGAGGGATGGGCGCGGCCCAGGCCGCCTTCGTCAACCCGGACGCCGAGCGCCTTTTCGTCGTCATGTCGGGCGCTTTCCAGTCCGGCAAATATGAGACGTCGATCGCCGAAAGCCGTGAATTTCTTCGCCAGTTCGCCCGCCACCCCAAAGCCGCCGCGGCCCAATACGTGAAGGCTGAATCCTATTTCCTCCAAAACCGATGGCCCGAGGCCGCCGCCGAGTTCAAGGAATTCATCGATAACAACGGCGCCTCGGAGAACGCCAACCTCATCATTTCGGCCCGCCTCCGCATGGGCGAATGCCATTTCAATTTAAAGAAATACCTGACGGCCCTGGATCATTTCGCCTGGGTGGAAAAGTCGAAGAACGACAGTCTTCGCGCGGAAGCTCTCTTGGGGTCGGCTTACTGTCTCCTGGCCCGCGGTGAGCACGCCAAGGCGGAGGGGTATTTGGTTAAACTCCTGGAATCCCATGGCGGTTACGCCAACCTGCCGAACGTGGTCGTTCCTCTGGCCTTGATCTACATGGAACGCGGCGAATATCAAAATGCCCTGGAGCTCTTGGAACGGGCGCCGGGAGATCCTTCCTGCCTCTACTACCGCGGCGTTTGCCAGCGGCTCTTAAACCGCGTGATCGCCTCCGCCCAGCTTCTGAAGGAAGTGTTGGACAACGATGAAAAAAAACTCTGGACGGATCGGGCCCTGTATCAAATGGGAGAAGCCTATTTCCAATCCAAAGAATACCCCCTGGCCTACAATTCCTTTAAACGCATCTACACCACCGAACTCGCCAGCCCCTTCCGCCCCTTCGCCCTGTTCCGCATGGGTTGCGTGGACTTCCAGAACGGGAAATTTGATCAAGCCGGCCTGAACTGGACCCAACTGGTGAAGGAGTTCCCTCAAAACCTCTCGGGCCCGGCGAGCCAATACCTCCTGGCGGAGATCTCGCTCCGTCAAGGCGAGTTGGCGAAGGCCATTCCGGGTTTCTCCGGGTTGATCACCAACAACGACTACACCATGGACGCGCAATTCAAGATCATCTGGAGTCTCGCGGTCCAGGGACAGTATGACGTCGCCATCGCCAAGGCCGACCGCTTTCTAAAGGATTTTGAGTGGGGCGAACTGCACGCCAAAGTCAGCCTCATGAAGGGCCTCTGCCAAATGATGATGAAAAAGCCCGACGAGGCCATCGCCACTTTCCAGTTCATCCTGGACCGCTACCCCAACACCGGCTACTTCGATAAGGCGCTCTATCTCATGGCGGTGACCATGATCCAGGAACGCCGCTACGCGGAGGTCGTCACCCACGTCTTGTTGAACAACGCGGACATGAAGAAGACCGGAACCCTGGACTCCGCCGACGTGTTCTTCAACAAGCGCGAATACGAGCGCGCTGTCGGTTTCTATGAGGAGTTCATCGCCAAATATCCGGACGATTCCCGGACGGAGCGCGCTCTCTACCAAGCCGGTCTTGCGCTCTACCGGCAGGAGTATTTCACCGAGGCCATCGGCAAGTGGACCACGCTATCGGTTAAACACCCGGCCTCCAAGTTCGCCCCGGACGCCGTCTTCCAGACGGCGCGCACCTATTTCGGGCTCGGCCAATACAACCAGGCGTATCAGTCCTTCCGAAAGGTTGTGGAACTCTATCCCGCCTCGCCCCTGGCCAAAGAGTCCATGCTTCAAATCGGCCAGTGTTTCTACAACGCGGGCGACATTCCCCGCGCCATCGACCAGTACCGGGCCTACATGGAGAAATACCCGGACGACGAAAAGGCCAAAGAGGTTCAGGAACTCCTCCAGATGGCTTTCTACAAGCAAGGGAAAACCGGCGGCGACATGAAGGAACTCGTGGCCCAGTTCCCGAAAAGCAAATTCACCGCGGACATCTATTGGGAGCTCGGGGCCGAAGCCTACAACCGCAAGGATTACGACAAGGCCCTGGACTACTTCCAGCGGCTCATCCTGGATTTCCCGGATTCCACCCAAGCCATGCAGTCGTTCTATTACAAGGCGGATTCCTACTTCTTGAAAGGCGAATACGCCGCCGCCGTCAACACGTTCAAGAACTTCATCGTGAACTATCCCCAAGACGTCCTGACGAAAGACTCTCGCTTCAAACTCGCGGTGTCTTACTTCAGCTTGAAGGATTATGGGCAGGCGGCCTTGTCCTTTAATGACTTCCTGGAGGCCCACCCCTCCGACCCGAAGTCCCGGGACGCCGCCTTGAATATTCCGATCTGCTATACCAAATCCGGCCAACCGTTCCAGGCCATCGACGCTTACATGAACTTCCTCCGCCGCTACCCGGGAGACGAGAAAACCGCCTACGTGTATCTTCAAGTGGGGCAACTCTACGAGGAGGTGGAGGATTACATGAAGGCCGTCGAAACCTACCAGAAGCTTCCGGCGGACCGGGAGGAAATTTTCGAGGCGACCTTTAACATGGGGCGGTGTTACGAAAAGTTGAAGGCCCCGACCGAACAGAAGAAGGCCTACGAAACCCTGCGCCGTCTCTCGCCCAAAGACAACAAGTTCCGTCTGGCGGGGCTGGCGCTCCTGGGTGAACTTTACGAAAAAGAAGGGGCGACGGCCCAGGCCGTCGCGGTGTATGCGGATATCGCTTCGTTCAGCACCAATGCGGAATGGCGGGCCATCGCCCAGCAAAAAGTGAAAGACTTAAAGGGAGGAAAGTAA
- a CDS encoding YceI family protein, producing the protein MKKILFALTLAVASVLIHAESWVLDSSALTYHVTHTLHKVEGTSTASRGKGICDGSGCKFLVAAPVNSFLSGDTNRDSHMLETTRGATFPMVQVSVAMPNAPAGQNFTADLDIAFSGQKTTYKAVPFTVVDRPEGKLHFKGVVPLNIDDFKIPAPSLLGMAIKRQVPVDVEMTWKKQ; encoded by the coding sequence ATGAAAAAAATCCTCTTCGCTTTGACGTTGGCGGTCGCGTCTGTTTTGATTCACGCAGAATCCTGGGTGTTGGATTCCTCTGCGCTCACTTACCATGTCACGCACACCCTTCATAAGGTGGAGGGAACCAGCACGGCGTCCCGCGGCAAAGGAATCTGCGATGGCTCGGGCTGTAAATTCTTGGTGGCGGCGCCGGTCAACAGTTTTTTGTCCGGAGACACCAACCGGGATTCCCACATGTTGGAAACCACGCGAGGCGCCACGTTCCCCATGGTCCAGGTATCCGTGGCGATGCCGAACGCTCCCGCCGGTCAAAATTTCACGGCGGACTTGGACATTGCTTTCTCCGGCCAAAAAACGACCTACAAAGCCGTCCCCTTCACCGTCGTGGACCGCCCGGAAGGAAAACTTCATTTCAAGGGCGTCGTGCCCCTAAACATCGACGACTTCAAGATCCCGGCCCCTTCCCTCCTCGGCATGGCCATCAAACGCCAGGTTCCCGTCGATGTGGAAATGACCTGGAAAAAACAATAA
- a CDS encoding TonB family protein, with amino-acid sequence MVDKDRSLAGTFDVGKIQPKAGGGLSGVGLGAGDKVGGGGTINQKSPGVRFAKGDLPFALNKGPAGELANADPDAPQIVLSNRTDKRAKSVSTAFFGTGGGTGGGDGSGEGGGGTLKSKEGGRPLMGVSGGFSTIGAPGTDSGAGGGDALMGTPSGKGRGAGAGGGSRVPYEISGPLSGRRILFQTLPVFPDWAREKGLIATVGIRFYVLHTGEVNANKTVVDRSSGYQKLDELARQALLQWRFQELDPAQYGKEQWGIITFKFKAL; translated from the coding sequence TTGGTTGATAAGGATCGGAGTTTGGCCGGGACGTTTGATGTGGGGAAGATCCAGCCCAAGGCGGGGGGCGGATTATCCGGCGTGGGTTTAGGCGCTGGGGACAAGGTGGGCGGCGGGGGAACGATTAATCAAAAATCTCCGGGCGTTCGGTTCGCGAAAGGCGATCTGCCGTTCGCGCTGAATAAAGGTCCCGCAGGGGAATTGGCCAACGCGGACCCGGATGCCCCTCAGATCGTTTTGTCCAACCGAACCGATAAACGCGCGAAGTCCGTTTCAACCGCCTTCTTCGGCACCGGGGGCGGGACGGGGGGCGGCGATGGATCGGGAGAGGGGGGCGGTGGAACCCTGAAGAGCAAGGAGGGTGGCCGCCCGTTAATGGGGGTGTCGGGCGGGTTCTCGACGATCGGAGCGCCCGGAACCGATTCCGGCGCCGGCGGCGGGGACGCCCTCATGGGAACGCCCAGCGGTAAAGGCCGCGGCGCAGGGGCTGGGGGCGGGTCCCGGGTCCCCTATGAAATTTCCGGGCCTCTTTCCGGACGACGAATTCTGTTTCAGACCTTGCCGGTTTTCCCCGACTGGGCTCGGGAGAAAGGCCTGATCGCGACGGTCGGCATCCGGTTTTACGTCCTGCACACGGGCGAAGTGAACGCCAATAAAACCGTCGTGGACCGGTCTTCGGGGTACCAGAAGCTCGACGAATTGGCGAGGCAAGCGCTCCTCCAGTGGCGGTTCCAGGAATTGGACCCCGCGCAATACGGCAAGGAGCAATGGGGTATCATCACCTTCAAGTTTAAAGCCCTTTGA
- a CDS encoding MFS transporter gives MTPVISAPASLKQPPLPKTVRVLGFVSFLNDAAADMIYPLLPVFLTQVLGAGPASLGLIEGVAESSVSLFKLFSGVLSDRFRNRKSWIVAGYGVSNLVRPLMAIASTWPQVLILRFADRIGKGLRTSPRDALVADAVSPDQRGRAYGYHRAMDHAGAVVGPLVAACFLIAWNLPLRTVFLLSAIPGTLCLLLILFGLKRGASSPAEPAPFHPREAWRQLPPTLKHFLSVLFIFTLGNASDAFLILKAKNLGLSTALILVLWSFFHVVKSGTSFLGGRLSDRVGRRSLLVAGWGIYAAVYAGFAYAKTPLQVWMLFGIYGLFFGLTEGVERALVADFAPGVLRGSVFGLYHLISGVASLFASLIFGLLWKWGGDPLSFLVGAGFALLAAAALMFLSPPARVSAV, from the coding sequence ATGACGCCCGTCATATCTGCCCCCGCTTCCCTGAAACAGCCGCCCCTCCCTAAAACGGTCCGCGTTTTGGGCTTCGTCAGCTTTTTAAACGACGCCGCCGCGGACATGATTTATCCCCTCCTGCCGGTTTTTTTAACGCAGGTGTTGGGCGCCGGGCCGGCGTCGCTTGGGTTGATCGAAGGCGTGGCGGAATCGTCGGTCTCCCTTTTCAAGCTTTTCTCCGGCGTCCTTTCGGACCGATTTCGCAACCGAAAATCATGGATCGTGGCGGGCTACGGGGTCTCCAACCTCGTCCGGCCGTTGATGGCGATCGCCTCCACCTGGCCCCAGGTCCTGATTCTCCGCTTCGCCGACCGGATCGGAAAAGGATTGCGGACGTCGCCCCGGGACGCCTTGGTGGCGGACGCGGTCTCACCCGACCAGCGCGGCCGCGCGTATGGGTATCACCGGGCCATGGACCACGCCGGGGCGGTGGTGGGGCCGCTGGTGGCCGCCTGTTTCCTGATCGCGTGGAACCTGCCGCTCCGAACCGTGTTCCTTCTCTCCGCGATCCCGGGGACCCTGTGTCTCCTGCTCATTTTGTTTGGGCTCAAACGAGGCGCGTCCTCGCCCGCGGAGCCTGCCCCCTTCCATCCGAGGGAAGCGTGGCGGCAACTGCCCCCGACGCTCAAACACTTTCTCTCCGTCCTTTTTATTTTCACCCTCGGAAACGCCAGCGACGCGTTTCTGATCTTGAAAGCGAAAAATCTCGGCCTCTCCACCGCTCTGATTCTCGTCCTGTGGAGCTTCTTTCACGTGGTCAAGAGCGGGACCTCCTTCCTCGGGGGTCGTCTGTCCGATCGGGTGGGTCGGCGGAGTCTCCTGGTGGCCGGCTGGGGGATCTATGCGGCTGTTTATGCGGGGTTCGCCTACGCGAAAACGCCCCTCCAGGTGTGGATGCTCTTTGGAATTTATGGATTGTTTTTTGGGTTGACGGAAGGGGTGGAGCGGGCGTTGGTGGCCGACTTCGCGCCGGGCGTTTTAAGGGGGTCGGTTTTCGGGCTTTACCACCTGATCAGCGGCGTCGCCTCGCTTTTCGCTTCGCTTATTTTCGGCCTGCTGTGGAAATGGGGAGGCGATCCGCTGTCGTTCCTGGTGGGCGCGGGGTTCGCTCTCCTGGCCGCGGCCGCCCTGATGTTTCTCTCCCCGCCCGCGCGGGTCAGCGCAGTTTGA